In Kryptolebias marmoratus isolate JLee-2015 linkage group LG4, ASM164957v2, whole genome shotgun sequence, the following proteins share a genomic window:
- the card19 gene encoding caspase recruitment domain family, member 19, whose amino-acid sequence MGDSFHEQLTEDSAFLKAEQRLDTELVDKLILQLNRIYPQILTDKEATKFRKLDVPTSVRLGELLTHLQGKGEEACREFYRALHLHVEEVYYSLPTRLRLRDALDPLMLPRAHKQKYNLNDRAPLFFLGCFSLALGMAVLHYYSEAKVSGGSRALGMAALGLKSKAQEVLIWYTEEGLMK is encoded by the exons ATGGGag ACAGTTTCCACGAGCAGCTGACTGAGGACAGCGCCTTCCTCAAAGCTGAGCAGAGGCTGGACACGGAGCTGGTGGACAAACTCATCCTGCAGCTCAACAGGATCTACCCGCAGATCCTCACAGACAAGGAGGCCACCAAA TTCAGGAAGTTGGATGTCCCGACAAGCGTCCGCCTGGGCGAACTCCTGACCCACCTGCAGGGAAAAGGCGAGGAAGCCTGCAGGGAGTTTTACCGAGCTCTTCATCTTCACGTGGAGGAGGTGTACTACAGCCTGCCCACACGGCTCCGCCTCAGGG ATGCCTTGGATCCGCTCATGCTACCTCGTGCTCACAAGCAGAAGTACAATTTGAACGACAGAG CCCCCCTTTTCTTTCTGGGCTGTTTCAGCCTTGCTCTGGGAATGGCTGTACTTCATTACTACAGTg aAGCTAAAGTGTCTGGAGGCAGCCGGGCCCTTGGGATGGCGGCCCTTGGTTTGAAAAGCAAAGCTCAGGAGGTTCTTATATGGTACACTGAAGAAGGCCTCATGAAGTAA
- the LOC108247398 gene encoding protein bicaudal D homolog 2: MEEQDYPEGVLVTEAGPQWLRAEVERLARELRETTHEKIQAAEYGLAVLEEKQQLKQRFDELETEYEAVRQELDQLKEAFGHAYSTHRKVAADGESREESLILESASKEALYQQKVLDLQNELRQAKASLSSAQAENDRLSAIALETRENSELAEMQRCQLRDDIREYKVREARLLQDYTDLEEDNISLQKQVSVLRQNQVEFEGLKHEIRRLEEDAQCLQSQLDEAMRLREIAERQLTEALETIKTEREQKAALRKELSHCMTIGGSVYSSSFNVFTDNPKLHEDPSSILEPDNDDLIRGFENGLIKSSDSDEDNRTLMNKRGGAFKPAPSLVDDLLSELNISEIQKLKQQLAQVEREKVALINSLQESQKQLEQAYGTVSEQKETVNRLTENLSAIRKLQASKERQSALDSEKDRDSHDDGDYYELDINGPEILQCKYTVAVSEAGELRQELKTLRAQYEECRTQYEEERARLESEVQDLSSKLFSLEKMSQADKAEVCRLEKELRLVSEAAGESLGSLNVAQDELIAFSEELANLYNHVCMCNNETPNRVMLDYYKEGKAMVRRGQEGKENQTVLLTSGLISENGSGSSDSSSATVTASPAPEPRPEPMNIYNLVDIIRDQIRHLQQAVDRTTELSRQRLASLELSTVADKDKEACMEEILKLKSLLSTKREQIATLRAVLKATKQTAEVALANLKSKYESEKAMVTETIRKLRNELKALKEDAATFSSLRAMFATRCDEYVIQLDDMQRQLAAAEDEKKTLNSLLRMAIQQKLALTQRLEDLEFDHEQARRNSATAVGGKGKTKGKGASSNHH; the protein is encoded by the exons ATGGAGGAGCAGGACTATCCCGAGGGGGTGCTGGTGACAGAAGCTGGGCCGCAGTGGCTCCGAGCCGAAGTGGAGCGTCTGGCCCGGGAGCTCCGAGAGACGACACACGAGAAGATCCAGGCGGCAGAATATGGGCTGGCGGTGCTGGAGGAGAAACAGCAGCTCAAGCAGCGATTTGATGAGCTGGAGACGGAGTACGAGGCGGTTCGACAGGAGCTGGACCAGCTGAAGGAG GCCTTTGGACACGCTTACTCTACCCACAGGAAGGTGGCAGCAGATGGTGAAAGCAGGGAGGAGTCGTTGATCCTGGAGTCTGCCAGCAAAGAGGCTCTCTACCAGCAGAAGGTCCTGGATTTGCAGAATGAGCTCCGACAGGCCAAAGCGTCCCTGTCCAGTGCGCAAGCAGAAAACGATCGTCTATCAGCTATTGCCCTTGAGACTAGAGAG AACTCAGAGCTGGCAGAAATGCAGCGCTGTCAGCTGCGAGATGACATTAGGGAGTATAAAGTTCGGGAGGCTCGGCTGCTGCAGGACTACACTGATTTGGAGGAGGATAATATTTCTCTTCAGAAACAAGTGTCTGTGCTGCGACAAAACCAG GTGGAGTTTGAAGGTCTAAAGCATGAGATCCGTCGTCTGGAGGAGGATGCCCAGTGCCTGCAGAGCCAGCTGGACGAAGCCATGCGTCTGAGAGAAATCGCTGAGCGGCAGCTGACAGAGGCTTTAGAGACCATCAAGACGGAGCGCGAGCAAAAGGCCGCCCTGCGAAAGGAGCTCTCCCATTGCATGACCATCGGCGGCTCTGTGTACAGCAGCTCTTTTAACGTTTTCACCGATAACCCCAAACTCCACGAGGATCCCTCCTCCATCCTTGAACCGGACAACGATGATCTGATCAGAGGCTTCGAGAACGGCTTGATCAAGTCGAGTGACAGCGATGAAGACAACAGAACGTTAATGAACAAGAGAGGAGGGGCCTTCAAACCCGCTCCGAGCTTGGTGGACGACCTGCTGAGTGAGCTCAACATCTCAGAGatacagaaactgaaacaacagcttgcacag GTTGAACGTGAAAAAGTGGCCCTGATCAACTCACTGCAGGAGAGCCAAAAGCAGCTGGAGCAGGCCTATGGCACCGTGTCTGAGCAAAAAGAAACTGTCAACAGACTGACTGAAAATCTAAGTGCAATAAGGAAACTTCAGGCTAGCAAGGAGCGCCAGTCTGCCCTCGACAGCGAGAAAGACAGGGACAGCCACGATGACGGCGACTACTACGAGCTGGACATCAACGGCCCGGAGATCCTGCAGTGTAAGTACACCGTGGCTGTTTCTGAAGCTGGGGAGCTGAGGCAAGAGCTGAAAACGCTGAGGGCACAGTACGAGGAGTGTCGAACGCAATATGAGGAGGAGCGAGCACGGCTGGAGAGTGAGGTCCAAGACTTGAGCTCAAAGCTGTTCTCGCTGGAGAAGATGAGCCAAGCGGATAAAGCGGAGGTGTGTCGTCTGGAGAAGGAGCTCCGTCTGGTTAGCGAGGCTGCGGGAGAATCACTTGGAAGTCTTAACGTTGCCCAGGATGAACTCATAGCTTTCAGTGAAGAGCTGGCCAATCTGTACAACCACGTGTGCATGTGCAACAACGAGACCCCGAACCGAGTCATGCTTGACTACTACAAGGAAGGCAAGGCCATGGTGAGAAGGGGGCAAGAAGGGAAGGAGAACCAGACTGTACTCCTCACCAGTGGGCTGATCAGTGAGAACGGAAGTGGAAGCTCAGATTCCAGCAGCGCCACTGTTACAGCATCTCCAGCCCCAGAGCCCCGCCCAGAACCCATGAACATCTATAACCTCGTAGATATCATCAGGGACCAGATCCGCCACCTGCAGCAGGCAGTGGACCGGACGACAGAGCTGTCCCGTCAGAGACTCGCTAGTCTGGAGCTGAGCACCGTggcagacaaagacaaagaagctTGCATGGAAGAGATCCTCAAACTCAAGTCCCTGCTTAGCACCAAAAGGGAACAAATTGCTACTCTCCGAGCTGTGCTCAAGGCCACCAAACag acAGCAGAGGTTGCTCTGGCCAACCTGAAGAGTAAGTATGAAAGTGAGAAGGCCATGGTGACTGAGACGATAAGGAAGCTCCGTAACGAACTCAAGGCTCTGAAAGAGGATGCAGCTACATTCTCATCCCTTCGAGCCATGTTTGCTACAAG aTGCGACGAGTATGTGATCCAGCTAGACGACATGCAGAGGCAGCTGGCTGCTGCCGAGGACGAGAAGAAGACGCTGAATTCACTGCTGCGCATGGCAATTCAGCAGAAGCTGGCTTTGACTCAACGCCTCGAGGATCTGGAGTTCGACCACGAGCAAGCGCGACGCAACAGCGCCACAGCAGTGGGAGGCAAGGGCAAAACAAAGGGCAAGGGAGCTTCTTCCAACCACCAT TAA
- the tkta gene encoding transketolase, with translation MEDYHKPDQQTVQALRNIANRLRINSIKATTAAGSGYPTSCCSVAEIMSVLFFHTMKYRPEDPRNFNNDRFILSKGHAAPALYSMWVETGFLKESDLLSLCQVDSTLESHPTPKQQFVDVATGSLGQGLGVACGMAYTGKYFDKSSYRVYCLLGDGEMSEGSVWEAMSFASYYQLDNLVAIMDINRLGQSDPAPLQHHVEKYQRRCEAFGWHAIIVDGHSVEELCKALSQPRHQPTAIIAKTIKGKGIPAAEDKLGWHAKALPKDMAEMVMKDLQSRIMSSSKHLYPPTPIEDSPPVSLRNIRMPSAPSYKAGEKIATRKAYGMALAKLGRYNERLVVLDGDTNNLTCSEIFKNEHPNRFVECYIAQQNMVSVAMGCAARERNVVFASTLASFFTRAYDQIRMAAISESNINLCGSHCGLSIGEEGPSLMSLEDMAMCRALPTATIFYPSDGVSTEKAVELAATTKGVCYIRTSRQDSPIIYNSNEDFHVGQAKVVFQSKEDQVTVVAAGVMVHEALAAAEHLKKERISVRVIDPFTIKPLDNKTIIDHARVTRGRILTVEDHYYEGGLGEAVSSAVVNESGFSLHRLAVSHVPRGGKPHELLKIYGIDRDAIAQAIRKMLSSAANAK, from the exons ATGGAGGATTACCACAAACCCGACCAGCAAACAGTTCAGGCGCTGAGGAACATCGCCAACCGCCTCCGAATCAACTCCATCAAGGCGACCACTGCAGCTGGAAGCGG TTATCCCACATCATGCTGCAGCGTGGCAGAGATCATGTCTGTCCTTTTCTTCCACACCATGAAGTACCGCCCTGAAGACCCGAGGAACTTCAACAACGACCGCTTCATCCTTTCCAAG GGTCATGCAGCTCCTGCTCTGTACTCCATGTGGGTTGAAACAGGTTTCCTGAAAGAGAGCGATCTGCTCAGTTTGTGCCAGGTTGACTCGACTCTGGAGAGCCACCCGACCCCT AAGCAACAATTTGTTGATGTTGCCACCGGATCGTTGGGGCAGGGTCTTGGTGTGGCCTGTGGAATGGCTTACACTGGGAAGTACTTTGATAAATCCAG TTATCGTGTGTACTGCCTGCTGGGGGATGGAGAGATGTCAGAGGGCTCGGTCTGGGAAGCCATGTCATTTGCCTCCTACTATCAGCTTGACAACTTGGTGGCCATCATGGACATCAACCGTTTAGGCCAAAGTGACCCTGCACCCCTGCAGCATCATGTAGAGAAGTACCAGCGGCGCTGTGAGGCTTTCGG CTGGCATGCCATCATTGTGGATGGACACAGTGTGGAAGAGCTTTGCAAGGCTTTGAGCCAGCCACGCCATCAGCCCACTGCAATCATCGCTAAAACCATCAAGGGCAAAGGCATTCCAG ctgctgaggATAAGCTGGGCTGGCATGCCAAAGCTTTGCCTAAAGACATGGCTGAGATGGTTATGAAGGATCTGCAGAGCCGGATTATGAGTAGCAGTAAGCACCTGTACCCACCCACCCCCATCGAGGACTCCCCACCTGTCAGCCTGAGGAACATCAGGATGCCGAGTGCTCCCAGCTACAAGGCTGGAGAAAAG attgcTACTCGTAAGGCCTATGGAATGGCCCTGGCCAAGTTGGGTCGCTACAATGAGCGACTTGTGGTTCTGGATGGAGACACCAATAACCTCACCTGCTCCGAGATCTTTAAGAATGAGCATCCTAACCGCTTTGTTGAGTGCTACATCGCTCAACAGAACATG GTCAGTGTTGCCATGGGATGCGCTGCCCGGGAGAGGAACGTGGTGTTTGCCAGTACTCTTGCTTCCTTTTTTACTCGTGCCTATGACCAGATTCGCATGGCAGCCATTTCAGAAAGCAACATCAACCTGTGTGGCTCCCACTGTGGTCTATCCATTG GAGAAGAAGGCCCCTCTCTGATGAGTCTAGAGGACATGGCCATGTGTCGAGCCCTTCCTACAGCTACCATTTTCTATCCCAGTGATGGTGTGTCCACAGAAAAGGCTGTGGAACTGGCTGCAACCACAAAG GGTGTTTGCTACATTCGAACCAGCCGCCAAGACAGCCCCATCATCTATAACAGCAATGAGGACTTCCATGTTGGACAGGCAAAG GTGGTGTTTCAGAGCAAGGAGGACCAAGTGACTGTGGTTGCAGCAGGAGTGATGGTGCATGAGGCCCTTGCTGCAGCTGAGCATCTCAAGAAAG AGAGGATCTCTGTGAGAGTGATCGATCCCTTCACGATCAAGCCTCTGGACAATAAAACCATCATTGACCATGCACGTGTCACCAGGGGAAGAATCCTCACTGTTGAAGACCACTACTATGAAG GTGGTCTCGGGGAGGCAGTGTCCTCAGCAGTGGTCAACGAGTCTGGATTCAGTCTGCATCGCCTGGCTGTTTCTCACGTCCCCCGCGGCGGCAAACCTCACGAGCTCCTGAAGATCTATGGCATCGACCGAGATGCAATTGCCCAGGCCATTCGGAAGATGCTCAGCAGCGCCGCGAATGCCAAGTAA